The Dysidea avara chromosome 11, odDysAvar1.4, whole genome shotgun sequence genome includes the window CTCTCAAATGTGTTAACAAGTGCACTCAAAGAAATGTGATGGCGGATTGTACACTATAATGTGGTGATTAAAACAATCTTCACATCTTACCTATACAGTAGCTAGGTGTGGGCATGAAAGGATTCAAAAGTGAAATAACCTGGCCTAACTAAGAATTCATGATGTCCTACCAGTTATGGCCTGACCTGTAGCTACGAACttcagtgtagctagctagctatagtgggAAATAATTCCACAATTAAAGGGTGGCGTTTTTAAAATGTCAGTGATCAGTGGACTACTTATTGTAGCCATATCTACAAGGGTGCAGATTGAAACTTAACAGACCTGACTAACTCATTGACTATAGTGAAATGAAGCTACTATGAACAGTAATGAGCTGCAGCTGTAAGTATATCAACATCAGGGACCAATCTAGTTATGGTAAAATGGCTGGTGACTGGGCTAGTTGTGGAAATGTTATACAGACATGTGGCACTATTCCCATGGTTACTAGCTGCGCACTTTACCTTATTAAGAATTTGACGTCACTGTCACTATAAAAACAAGAACATTCCTCACGACCTCTCAGTTAGTCTTTGCTGTGCCAGTGAGTACACGGGCTGCTGTTCTTATTCGTATTATCTTTTCAAGTTTAATATTCGTGAACATTCGGAATGGCCACAAAAGTTCAAGTTCGCCAAAACTATCACGAGGAGTCCGAGGCTGGCGTTAACAAACAGATCAACTTGGAACTCTACGCCTTCTACAGTTACTTGTCTATGGTACGTTAGTGGTGATAGAAAATGAGCGTAGATAACCTTTTTGTGTCTCTTGTAGTCGCACTATTTCGACCGCGACGATGTGGCACTGAAGGGATTTAGTAAGTTCTTCAAGAAGTGTTCTGATGAGGAACGAGAGCATGCCGAGAAATTTATGGAGTTTCAAAACAAAAGGGGAGGAAGAATCGTCCTCCAGGACATCAAGAAGcccagcaaagatgaatggggttGCGGAGTGGACGCTATGCAAGCAGCGTTAGAGCTTGAGAAGGCTGTGAACAAGTCGCTCCTGGACCTTCATGATGTCGCTGCCAAGCACAATGACTCCCAGATGCAAGACTTCATTGAGGTTAATTACTTACATGAACAAGTAGAAGGTATAAAGGAGTTGGGAGACTACATAACCAATCTGAAGAGGCTTGGCACTGGCCATGGAGAGTGGCACTTTGACCGTACACTTGACTGTTAACTTGAACTGAAACGTTATCTTAGGCCTTTATTGTTTGTTTGATAACGTTATTGTGCAGAGTTGATCATACCGTTACACGTACACCAATGGTAAAGTGATCACTACTGGGTATCTTTAAGGCTGGATGTGTAATTAGTTTAAGGGTGCAATAATTAGAATTATGTTATGTTAAATACCACAACATGCATTCTGTTAGGATACAATTACAAATGTTATACCTTTGACAATGGCAGCTAGTGAATCAAGTCAAGGTTGTGAGATTGCTAAAACTGATCCGAACTTGTTGAGGATTAAAATCATGTCAGATAGGTAGGTTGCTACATGTATGTAGATCCATACTTTATGATGCTGACATGTGTAGTAACATGGTTGCTAACTGTAGGCTCATTTCCAAACAAGTTTTTTGGTGGTTAAAAACTCTTCTTATGTTTTGTGTTGTAGGAATATCcgtttgaaaaaaaaaagtatttcaaacggaactgaaattTCCAGTTGATAATATATCCCTTAACTTGCCAGGATATTGGCTAGAAAAAATGATTTTTTATTGATTTATATTGGATGAAAGATTTAGTTTGGAGAAGCATTGATCATTTGTCAAACTTGCTCCTACTTGTAAATCTAATTggaatgatttttttttgttttgtttctgattTTCTTTATGTGCAGTTTCATGTACACACAGAAATCCAAGAATGGAGTATGTACCACTAAACGCCTTGGCTCTTATATTTTATATGCAAGTAATGGACCCTACATAAAATTCTTGCTATAATTAGGAATCCTCTCACAGGTGAGTACCTGAAGTCTCACCTGAAGTCTCACCTGAACTTTCACCCACCACATGAGACATGGCCATAGGTTTGCATCTGCTCCCCAAATTAATATACCAGGTACACATTGATGTTACTGCTGGGTAGGTTGCTTCCCAGTTGACACACCAGGTCACAGCTGGAATAAATGTCAGTATTGTGTAAAGATGTAATAGTTATTAATTGTAACATGGCTGCTGCTACCTTCAGTCCCGTTAAAACAATGTATGAATCTATGGTATTGTAAAGAGATCATTGATGCTTGGCCAAATGGCTTGACAAGGCTTtataaaatatttgaaaatgTTCCAAACAAGATGGCTTTGGGTCTGAATATTACCACAATTTGATGATATTACCGTAACCAGGGACAGATCTAGCTAGGATCAGAGGGCACAGTCAAATAGGAATAAACTGGTGAAATAGGTGGTATGCATGCAATAGACTTGGCATGAATCTTGCactatataatatgtaatacttGTTATTGCACATGGTGatggttctattagagtatatattggATTGAGAAAACGACAACTATAGTTGATATAAAATTAGTGTGTGAAGTGCACTTAGCATGCCATGCAGAGCATGCATGCTCCATCCGGGGCATGCCCCCATAGGAAAACTCGGGCAAGTTTAGTTAGCCTTCTGAGGTAACAATTTTTACTGAATAAGCATAACTACTGTTAGCCACTTCAACTAAGTGAAATAATAATATAGCTGCATGTTGTATATAGACGGGCTCAGCATAAATGCTATGGTTTGAATTTAAAGCTAATGTCTTACTAGTGTTTTAGTGGATTTACTCCACAGCCTAAAACATGACCCATTCTTGTTGAGACTAGCTGTTCTCTTTTCAGTATCCGTGTAGTCTTAAGATGCCATTGCACCTGTCCTACGTAGCTTCCTAACAAGGGGGGTGCAGCACCTCATGGTTGCAGATTCCACTATTGCTCATGTGCATATATCCTATTCTGACAATACTGCTTTGCTCAGCTTGATCCGTTAATTTGGCTTTAAACATAGCCCAATGGGTAAGACCTTGTACAAAAGTAGTGCATTTTAGTAAGGggtgtgtgtgtctgcatgcaACCCATATTCATATACGAGCTATGGGTTTGAACCTCAAAGTCATAAAATGCCACGACTATATGAAAAGGGTGTAAAAGAAGTCTGCTTTATATCTCTCTAGTGCAGTCTCAATATTTTCATTTCTTTTGTAGTTCATGACACCAATACAGCGGCAGGATACACCTACCGTATAACGAGTTACATAACCAGTAGCTCAAACTGGTGTAAAGTGAGCAAGCTCAACCCTACAAAGCAGTTGGATCATGTCTAGTCTGCAAAGTAAAAGTGAGTTGTGGTTTTTGGTGAATACATAAAGTGCTTAGAAAGTAATTATCATACAATGAATACCATCATCTGATGATTGTTTGTAAACAGAAATTGGGGACCCAGCTTTTTTTCCACTTTTGGATGTCCATGTGAAAATTGTTACGTGTGATTACAACTACTGGGGGGCATGGGAAAAGAAGCAGTAGTTTTTGGCTGACCTACCGTATGTCCTGCCAAGGttcatgtgtgtgcgtgcatgcatgcgtgtgtacgtacatgcgtgcgtgcgtgtgtggacAGCATAGCTACTCTGCATGGCCTGGATGAGGTGTACACTGTTGACGTCCTTCTCACTGTTACGTTCTGCAACAGTGTGAATCCGTGGAAGCAGCTTCAATCAGCTGACCAGAGATGGGCCGCTTTAATTTGGTGGACACAGGCCAACCTGTTTATGTCATCTCTTCCAGTGCATGCCaactggtgctgggggtggtggcaaggacAGTCCATCTAACTggaaaaaaataatttaaaaagtgTAATAATTCAGAGAGGTCATTAATAGTACGTGACCACCAGGGCAGAACTTCAGTCACATGCAAGTAACATATGAACTTGAAACTTCCTGATCAGCAGTCACATGAGTGCGTTCTCGTGGTTAAATCACGTGCATGCGTCAGCATTTTAAACAATGACCATGACATCACTAGCGTTATAAAAGCAAACACAACTCGTGACCACTCAGTTAGTCTTTGCTGTGCCAGTGAGTACACGGGCTGCTGTTCTCATAGCTACGTTACTGTAACTCTTTATCGTCATATTTTTACACTTTCGCAATGGCTCAAGTTCGCCAAAACTACCACGAGGAATCCGAGGCTGGCGTTAACAAACAGATCAACTTGGAACTCTACGCCTTCTACAGTTACTTGTCTATGGTACGTTAGTGGTGATAGAAAATGAGCGTAGATAACCTTTTTGTGTCTCTTGTAGTCGCACTATTTCGACCGCGACGATGTGGCACTGAAGGGATTTAGTAAGTTCTTCAAGAAGTGTTCTGACGAAGAACGGGAACATGCTGAGAAATTGATGGACTTCCAAAACAAAAGGGGAGGAAGAATCGTCCTTCAGGACATCAAGAAGCCCAGCAAAGACGAATGGGGTAACGGCGTAGACGTGATGCAGGCTGCGCTAGAGCTTGAGAAAGCCGTGAACAAGTCGCTACTGGATCTTCACGATGTCGCTGCCAAACACAACGACTCCCACATGCAAGACTTCATTGAGGGTAACTACTTGCACGAGCAGGTCGAGGGTATAAAGCAGTTGGGAGATTACGTAACCAACCTGAAGAGGCtcggcactggtcatggagaaTGGCACTTCGATCGTGAACTCGACAGTTAAGAGGTGGAGTACAGCAAGTGACTTGAACTGGAACGTTATCTTAGGcctttgtttatttgtttgaaAATGTTGTCTTGTTTTCGTTGTGTTAAAAAAGGTGAACTATTATAGCCTACTCATGAGTTATTgtggtttgtgtgtgtacatccGGGGTAGCACGTGATTGGGAATGTTTAATCAATAACTTCACAGGATGATATGGATTGTGTAAAAGTGGCCTGGTGCTGCCAGCCTCTTTGCAAAAAAGTACAAGGGTCTGTTGATAAGATTACACTGTCTCAGTTCAAAGGAATTAAAGTAGCATACATAACTACTAATTACATCACAATTGCCCTTCAGTTGGCAATGATTGGTATGCATTAACAAAATTTCCACATTTGAACTGATATGGGATTTGCATTTCATCAGACCCTTGCTCTTTGCAAAGGGACGGGTGGTGTCAGACTAGCTAGTGTAAAGGATAAATGAATGACCAATTTCATATATAGTGATCTAATCACCCTATAGTATGTTGGTTGTATACGTGGGCCATATattactagctatagctaattaagGAGACATGCAGTTGACAACTTTTATAATTGTAGCTAAATTTATAAGGGGTGtccaggggttaatctaggggggacACAGCCCCCtcgggttagctattgccctcccctaggtttatacctaaagccttgaaaAATAATTAATCTCGAAGTTGTATAAtcaaatggtcaatattcaatggaatcatagtaaaatttcacctaaattttcaaaaatttcccgggggagcatgccccagacccccctaaaaTCCAAAGCAACTTATTTTGCTTCCCCAACCTCCTCCcagcttaatattctgggttgagcgcTGGTGTCCTAGATTGGGCCACCTTTGGTACCACCATCCTGTGCCCTACTATACCACCAGACACAGGCAGATAGCAGTACCAGGCAGAAATGTTAGGAAATAGTGTCCAAGCAAAGTATAATTATTCAATCCGGCAGACATTTGTACAAACTTGCTCAAACATCGCTTCCCTTGAAACACTGTTGAGTCTGATAAGCATTTTGTCTGGATGAAAATAGTGGGTACATCATAATTggataatattatgtcagaccAAAATGGAACATGCTCAGACAAACACAAGTTTTGGTCGGTTGTCTGACCATTATTTAAAGCACTGATTATGCCACTGGCTATAAAGGTAAGCTAAAATAGTACAACTTTGCTTTGGTTGAGCAGTAAAAGGCATTttctgtactgtatatatataacaaTAGTCTAGCCCACATAATATTACGATATTCATGCAcactacaggggcggatccaggagctggcaatgggaggggcacaaacaggctaagttgtaggtggttggagagagccagattctcttgtttagttgctgcattttgaagcagcaaataatcacctcttagcagtgtctcactgttgattttagccattttgggctttgcagatggttgtgaagtcttacaaGCTCTTAAACAatagcaacacgataattatttttagaagtATGAGCTAAACTTTTCCAGTGTCTGGACACAAATAATggagggacataacacttcatattgttttactgtgagtTAATATcgtgcattactccagcttgtttcagtactttttatcgatgtgctatggtccctactctagttaaaaatccAAATTATTCTGTGTAACTTTTTGTATTATGAcaggtgaacccacgcatatcgcatctgaaatatgccgcgcgccccaattatagtctgaagtgaagtatccattacgcttcgttgtcagctatattcaacctgttacgcagcattttgaatcaagaactgttagaaaagcacctctgcaatcgacgcatatcgaaagaaatggtgccacgcgcccCCGGATtatatcaataataataatattatcatctgaaaagtgaagtatccattatgcttcattgtcggctatattcaacccgttatgcagcagtacgaatcaagaactgcttgaaaagcgcctctgctatcaaaatagccactatgacaaatacggacgatttccattacgaagggaagccatcacatgctatcgcaAAATTGACACTTTCGCTGtaaacaaagatgaatgggacacaaagaaggacattggtaagtccatgaagaaggcattgtacatactgcggtatgccaataggtacctgtcgggccaaagcgacatcaaacagtgaaaaaatcaaacccgtagccttagccgttatcgagttacgcttgtctgaaggcatcagtcagtcagtcagtagaagattccgttaaataaattatttttaaaattccatagcaacttgttgaaaatgtttcgggtcgatctgaaagcttatttgggcttagtttcacctaaccaatactgcctcatcatcgtcagggaagaTTGAGGTtgctttttgggtgattttatttcgtgggccatgcctactcctttgtggtccctactatacactactatcgtagtgtatgatactaGGGTTTCATTTCCATTTAGAACAGTATTAATATAAATGGCTAAAGTTTGTAGCATTACATGTAGCCTGAATTGATGGATATTACTAATCTGCAGTTATCCGCCTACGTGTATTTGTATCACTTGGATAAGATGCATCGTCAATATGCTTACTGTAACCCTAAACCAAAAATGTTTAGGTGCTTCCCAGGCgtctaataattattatatgattTATTATTAATGCGCTAATTCATACATTTATAAATGAAGTTTAAACCATTAAAAATGTTAATTGTTCCTCGGCAGTGGGGTTGCACCCCAGACCCTTGCATCTGTACTAAACTAGCTCTGTACCCCAGTACAGATGTTGGAAACCTCTGTTGGCTATGTCTCCGATAATCACTGCATTTAGTCAGCACTAAAATTAGGGTAGGAGATATATAACTTGTTCTTGCTTGATATTAAGAAAGCATGTATGGTGTtggtatatatgtataatatgaACTATCTAGcaacaactagctagctagcttgcaATAATTGCTTCACATCCTACCTGCTGTCACATGCACCTAGGACTTTTGGTGTTTGTTGCAGTCGTCATATTGTAGGCTTGAATCTAATATTCTAGcacaataaaatataatatacacatatatatatataatatatatatttttagcatAGTAGGCAGATTTTCAGCATGATTATAGGCAaaatatcacagaaaataaaacaaatccattgaATGATGCAAGTATACTGGCGTGTTGTGATAGTTATAAAAGAAGTTATATAAAGTTGATTAATTGCAAGGTGAATAACATCAAGCTGCTAATACCCATGCAATGTATACTAAACTACATTATGGCCTTGGTGAATTGGCCTGAAGCGTTATCATGACAACGTCGGCAAGTTTTGATTTGGTGGAATAATGCCAAATTTCACCAATCTGCTAAAATTAAATTCTTAAGTTACATATGTGGAATTGATCTTCATATGCACTATTGCAATTGCCTAAATTAAGTAAATTGGTTTTGTATATAGATGGTTGTAGCTACAAGACTATTGTCTTTCAGAACAATTAAAAAGCTGAGTTACAAGTTTCAAAAATAACAAAGCCTTTCTATGGCTACTTAGATGTATGTATGTCTACCTCCCTGCACTGCATGGCTTGTTATGCTGTTTGTTGTTAATACACTTCTTATTCTTATAGTACTAAAATGAATAGTAACTTTTTACTATttaaatagttgtgaacaaaatgatCAATTATTCTTTAAGTACGTatttctattgaataagtactgaacTCTTTATTAGGGAGTAAGAAAGTATTTCTATTGCTTCTGAAAACTAGAAAATTTTACATGCCAGTTTGTAGCACTATCTAAAGTTTTTAATTTAATGTTGGCTTGAGCACAAAAAGTGCTAACAAATATTTGAATAATGGGAATATAATCATGATGACTGCTCAACCAAAAAAAATTTCAAATACTCGAGGTACTCAAATATTTGACTGTTTAGTCAGACTATATTCTATATATGATGCATGGCTTTACTGGGATATGATACAACATATATATAGGGTGTACAACATGTGTGTTTAGTAATATGCAGTGAGTATACGTTACCAAATATATAAATACCTACTtcatatgaactcttgctactaaTTCAGCGTAAGTGGGAGCTATACGCACCATGCTATTATCAACAGTCCAGTTTTTCAGGAATACATATTAACAAGCATACCTAGCAATAACAATTTAAActaaaaaaaaatattaattgtgatgtgttacaaCAATAAAGAGTTCCCACAACATTTAAATTCTAATTAAGAGTGTACAAAACTAATTTATAAAAACACACAAAGAAGTGTTATACAACACATTCCTTATAGATTTTCTCAAGTACTTCTTTAGCTTCGGACATTGACTTTAGAGCATCAACAATTGTCTGCCAGCTATGATCCTGACTGGTGGTAGTTCTGTACCATGTTCCCAGCAGATCTTCCAGACACTTCTTGTTCCCTCCTCCACTGTAGTTCCGTTTGATTGCATCAGCTTCGTTCTGACCCACTAGCTCAGTGGCAAACCCATACCAGTGCTCACTACGTAGTGATGACTGTTTGCACCAATTCATGATGTCCACTGGTTGAGGCTCCTGGTCAACTACAATGCCATAGTAACATGTATACAATACTTCATGGGTAGGACTGCATGACcactacagtatatatatactgcatgtatacatgtatataaagtGGCCATGTTTTAATTTGAATCACTAAATCAATCATTAAACTTAAAGCACAATTTCAATTATACACCAGTGGAATAGCTCGGTATTTGGACTTATGGTATTTTCAGTTCTCTACCTTGAATGTAAATAAAGGTTATGTAAAAAATTTCTAATCTTTTTCGTGGTAAATCATAGATAAATCTCTGTGATTGTGACTGTTGCTGTGTAGTACTTTGTTTGCATTTGTTATATACACCTTTGTGCTCTAGCCATGCCATCCACCTAGTTGAGATGCATGAATCATGCAAGTTATTGTGTAGTAGTAAATTATGTATATAGGTGCTATCTTATTGTTGTTTGCAAAGCAACATTGCAAAACTAAACCAAGCTTTAGAAATATCATTCACTATTATTTTGCTTCTGGTTAATACAATTTATCATGAGTTAAAACAGCCTCATGCACCAAGTGAAACAACAGTGTTAAAAGACTTAAGAATAGTCAGCAAATTTTATAAGTAATAAAAGTGGTAGACACGACATCACTAGCTGAAACAATAGCTTTGGGGACAAATATTATgttgtttcattactttacaAGTGCAATTTTTGAGTGCAGCAAGCTCAATATCAGTTATATTGAATACTTCATCTATAGCTATTGACACAAAAATCAACACTGCCAAAGCTGAACCTCAAAATTCATCTCTCAAATTTCTAGTCAAACAGATAATTATAAATACCACCAAGTTGTAAAACTGACTGGTACATCCTTTCCAATTCCCTGCTTACAAGTGTCTCTTGATTATGTACAAACAATGTATCGTTAACATTCACATTTACACATTGTGTGGCTatgcatatacagtggaacctcagttatctgattCCATGGGGACCACTTGCAGTTTAAAGAACTGAAAAGTCCATAactttgaatttttgtgcaaaatcATCTTAAAAAACAATGTatttaactttttaaaaatgaattttaactactctaatagaacactcactctAATAGACATGCACAAATCTGGTAAACTGAAAGTCCTAGAGTTTgggtaactgaggttccactgtttaCTCATATGATAAAgatattacaatgataatgtTGCTGAATTTGTGCTACTCACGTGCTAGCTTCTCAGTATTCAAGTATTCCTCTAACGTCTTGTCTCCCCATTTGCCAGCCACTTCACAAAGTGTACTCCACTTACGTTTGTCACTAGCAGTGCGACGTCTCCATGTCAAAACAGCTTCATTGAGAGCTTTATTTCCAACCTTGTCAGTGCTACAATTAGCATCAATTGATTTGATCCTCTCATCATTTTTTTCCTTCAACAAATAGTTAGCTAATTCCTTCCAATCAGCATCAAGTGGTTTTAGCAGTCGTTGTGCAGTACCGATGTCAAATGGTTTCCATGTCACTGTAAACATACTGACATCACTAAATATCACAAGCCCTATACTATACAGTTGATTTCCAGTTAGTTGGTTTGCAAGTGTGACTGTATTTaacaaaatcaaccatatgagCACAAGAGCCAataccagcatgaagttgctgcactgtcaggctaacaatttccacatCAAAACACTCACCTCCAACTTGTTGGATCTGCTTTTGGTATATTATGGTATTCTGGCAGCATATATAATAACCGTACCAGAtgtctgtacaggtctgtgaacacCCGGCATATGCTATTGCCAGTTTAAACACTCTGGATAGACCTTTTTGTGAAATTGCAATCCATTTCCTGTCTCTgacaggctgttttgtggtctggtgcctttaATTACCATCTGTAGTCTGTCT containing:
- the LOC136238993 gene encoding soma ferritin-like; this translates as MATKVQVRQNYHEESEAGVNKQINLELYAFYSYLSMSHYFDRDDVALKGFSKFFKKCSDEEREHAEKFMEFQNKRGGRIVLQDIKKPSKDEWGCGVDAMQAALELEKAVNKSLLDLHDVAAKHNDSQMQDFIEVNYLHEQVEGIKELGDYITNLKRLGTGHGEWHFDRTLDC
- the LOC136238994 gene encoding soma ferritin-like, whose translation is MAQVRQNYHEESEAGVNKQINLELYAFYSYLSMSHYFDRDDVALKGFSKFFKKCSDEEREHAEKLMDFQNKRGGRIVLQDIKKPSKDEWGNGVDVMQAALELEKAVNKSLLDLHDVAAKHNDSHMQDFIEGNYLHEQVEGIKQLGDYVTNLKRLGTGHGEWHFDRELDS
- the LOC136238992 gene encoding uncharacterized protein, giving the protein MAQTNSSELSTQNHSMTSDDHRSGVSEQTDKTAKVTWKPFDIGTAQRLLKPLDADWKELANYLLKEKNDERIKSIDANCSTDKVGNKALNEAVLTWRRRTASDKRKWSTLCEVAGKWGDKTLEEYLNTEKLALDQEPQPVDIMNWCKQSSLRSEHWYGFATELVGQNEADAIKRNYSGGGNKKCLEDLLGTWYRTTTSQDHSWQTIVDALKSMSEAKEVLEKIYKECVV